In Chaetodon auriga isolate fChaAug3 chromosome 9, fChaAug3.hap1, whole genome shotgun sequence, the genomic window GCAGGTGTGAAAAATTTTGGCGATTCATGTCGTGGTATCGTCCTGACTTGGATGTCAATCAATTTGTCAAACCCATGATTATACATGCTTAAGGCATGATGAAGATTAAGTAACTAAAACTACTTGGTTTATGTTTGGAAATGACTATGATGAAGATCAAATAAACAACGATGACATTCTACATGAAACGTTACCATCTTATGAAGCTAACTTGAACTTGTGGGCAGACATATTTCTGTCCAAACCCGAAGTCTGAGAGAACGCTAACCGAACCCGACGTAGTTAATGTCACACACAGTTACCATGGTCACAACTTTGCCAGTTTGATTACACGTGTGGGCACCTGGTATATGACTGTCAAAAGGTATTGTTTTATATAGGTAATAAGTATAttgttttaacacacacacacacacacacactacacaatGTCATCAGCAGTtataaacagaataaaactgGAGTCTTACCATTGATGATATCACCATGTCAAGCAGGACAGTCCAGCTAATGACCAAACCCAAACATTGTCTCCAGATGTTTACCTGAACCAATAGATGGACTCGGGACAGGTTTCCACTCTGTAGTCCACAGCTGTCAGCATTTATATGAAAGTATGATCAAGGCTTTTAGTATTGTACgtacttcagtgtttttgaaggGTGATGCATTCACTGACGTATGTACTGAAATGCATTTGAACAGTGACGCAACTGTTTAATATAGGGAAAAATGTGAACAGGTTACACAGTCAGTGACTAATAGtctttcaactgaactgagaggaAAAATTTGAATCAGCAAAGTGATTCGTGATTTCCtctttcagctgaaaacagtgatCTGCTATGTATAGAAGTGACTCATTTGAGAGCAGGCAAGGGTGAACCAAATCAGTGAAGGTGCTGGCTGTAAACTCtaaaacactgagcagaaaGATGCTAAAACCCTCCCTAGAGCTGGGGGGAACTGCAGGATGTTGATTCTCTGAGGTATCGTTTTTACGCCCggcctctctcacacacaggttTTCATGAGATCAACTGATGATGTAAAATCAGTGatacagaaagacagaacagCAATCGTGCAGTATAATGGAGGTCAGCCTATCCACTGGTGGACTGTGTTGGGAATTGCTGGTACAACATCCAACCACCATATCTGCTAAACTCCTACTTGGGGTGAAAGACAGGAAAGCCTTTTGTTACATGGCCATTACAGAAGCTCATTCACCTATGGAAAACTTagagtttttgtgttgttgctgctgtgttgacGTGAAGGAGGGAGTATATAAAAGGAGGGCgtacagaggcagaaaatagGCACCTGAAAGGGTCAAAACCACAGtggcatttgtcaccaacatgCTGGGGTTTGTGGCCGTCAGCAAGGCCAATGTATTGGTGACCGCAAGCAAAACATGTTGGTTTGTcaatgacacaaaataaataaggtGCTGCTTGAGGTTTGACAGTATATATTTAAATCAGTCATTGCACATAATACACACAGTTAAACACATGTTCTTTCTGTCCTGCTTtttgacagacacaaacacgcatgTACAGTCACCGCTGACAAACAAGTGATGAATGGAAACTTCAGCATTGCTGTGGTTGGGCTTCAAACTGACGTGTGAATACAAAGGGGCTTTTCTCTCTGGCTGTTAGCCTCAGGAAGTTGTGCTTCATTGCTGGTACACCTTCTTTAGAAGGCGAGTTAAATAATTTATTCTTATTAATCTTAATATCACAACAATTTACTGGACTAATTAAAGGTCTTGCGATGTCATGACAATTTTCTATCACACTTTTCTGCAGTTGGATCCTTTTGAATGGTAGTTGATGTCAGAGGGGGGCAGTGCTAATCATTCACTGGTCCCACCCTGGTCTTTTTTGGCAAAGAACAAAGCCCTGTTTACACATACAGGGACATTTCCCTTCGTTTGTGCCcttcatttacatgcaaatgGAGAATTCGCCTCTGAAAATGACTCATTCTACTCGGCCAGAGTTTAGATTTTAGAAAACTTTGgttgcacgtttgcatgtaaTCTGAGAAAAACGgagaaaaactgatttttagGTAGCCAACGTCACATTATAcgccagaacttgcacctgcgccaaaagtgcgatctatgtttacattttcatttggctatggtgatcatggatgcacTCAGTGTAGCAGTcacatttatgttggtgcaaacccttttcgtatgtttgcatttgcaagtACAGCTGCTCTGTTatatcgaggagcagagacgaatgaGTGCTTCgaggtcagcaattttgcaacacccccccccccccaacacaaaGAGCCAGTCCACGTCACCGCCAGCGTCGACGGCATACATACACGGGCTAGTGTAAAGGAGaagttttctgaaaacggaCACGTGTGCAcgctgttatttttgaaaacagagagggtgaaatgtccgtTTATGAAAATAGCCGGCTACGTGCAAACGTAGTGCAAGACTTTGAGCTGTGATCTGGAGTTAAATCTGCCAGATTATTAGCAAAAAGTCTGACAGCTTTGTTGAAGTGTGTTCCAGTATGCATCACTTGGTGACGGCAGCCTGTGCAAATCAATGGCGAATGAAACCATAAATTTGCATTAAAACGCTGATATGCATCTATGTTATTTCACGATCACTAATGCATATGTTTgtaatctttaaaaacacagtttatatACATTTGATCTTTGTATAAGAACATTAACCTGCAAGAAAAACTACATCAATGATTTGTTCAACTAAAAATAGCTGCTGACACctcttgtgtcttttctctttgcAACCCCTCTCTACATATCCTGTCAAAGCACGCTATCGTTTCTGTTCTGAGTAAATAGCCTTGATGGTTGGTCAGAGGGTGGAGAAACAGCTCACTGCAGCCTTTGTCATGTCAGTGTAGCTTGTGGCTTTGCTTGTTGTTTGCAGTGCAGATATGCAGAAGGCCTTTACAGGGTCGTGTGAGACCAGGAAGATGGCGGGGTTGATTTATTTCAATAGTTGCCagccaatatttttttttacatcgtATATGGATTTCTTGTGTCTAAAGAAAGATTAATGGGGCAAGGCAATAAACATAGTCAGGTACAGAAGGCTGAGGTAGTtaccagacagcagaggagcagatgaAGTCAGAAGTAGGAAGGGTCGATACAGAGAAGGCAGCTCCATGATAATTGCTGGAGATTCTTGCATGAGGGTGAAGAACAATCTGGCCACAGGTGAGAAGCTTTTaagtactgcactgattggAGATGAGTCTCAGGTGTATGCtcaggtgggcgtggctgagtGGTGAAGggtgctggctgagcaggtgtgcagacgagggagagagtggcagcaggtacGGAGTTTGCTTTGCTGTCCATGGTTTCCTGGGACCAGTAGTATTAACCTGCACTTGTTGTTACCACCAGTAACCACAGGTGTCGCCAAATCATCCAGGCCCGAAATCTTCAGCATTACAACTGTAACTGCAAAGCCGTGACCCACCTCTGCCATGTATTTCTTAAGTCACCTTGCACCAGATTTCATTGTAATCCCTCTAGTAGACATTTCACACAACACCAAAAATTTAAACCTGCCAATGGCACATGATGAAATATTAggggattaaaaaaataaaaacgtaACCTCTGAAGAGCTTGaactgtctgtgtatgtgtatgtgtaaaattccatgacaatccatccaacacGTTTTGAATCTGGATCAAAGTGACGGACTGACTAACGCCAACGTGGGAATCCATAGAGCCACAGCACCGACCACCACCGTGGCTGAAAAAGAGATTTGACACATAAATTGCTGTCTGCATGAGTTGGTGTGATCAAATGGTCAAATTAGGGTAATTAATAGATAATTAGAGTCCATTTTGTTAATGATTACCAGGCTGCCTGTTCTTCTGTTCAGGTCTGCCACTGACTTTCTTATAATTCTCTGCATCtaacagtcaaacacaaaccaaacagaaatATAATGTCACTAACACACGATAAATCACTATCAAATCTCTGTCCTTTACCATAACTACTTACTGTCTCTTAATTCAGATCTCAAGTTAATTTAGGGTTTCGACACAcagtgtgtcacactgtgtttcGCTTGCAAGTCATGTGACAAATGCATCTGTCCCCCATGaggttttttattttccttttgtttttggaatTGTCACATTCTATCGGCATGTTCTATTTCTATTCACAGTGCTTGTTTGCCGTTTTGACAAATGTGAGTAAAAGGCTTCACTGTCAAGTcttaataaaaaagaaaactgaatttgTAGTACATTAAGACAGATAGACATAGGTGTGGtaacacatcagcatgtttaagaagtaagaaaataaaacaaaaacatatgttGCTATTTGAACATTTAGTTGTCTGTTTGATACATTCATTTAAACAACATTCTTTTAATCTCAGTTTCTTATAGAGGTTGCATCAAGCAGTGATTGAAGtattgttttcaaaataaataaacaatggTCAACACAAACAATGTCATCTACTATTATTATACTATTACTATACCATACTGTTActgctattatttttcattgcACTGATATATATGGAAGTTAAAACTGCACATCAGACAAAAGAGACCAATCGGAAAACTTCCTCAACCCTGCATCGCTTTCAAGCCGAATCTTTCAAAAAGCCTGTTTGAGTCATAGCATGACAAGGACTTgagcaacaaaatgcaaaaaaaagacttaacagaaaagaaacacacaatgtTGTCGGATATCACCAAAAGCTGTTCAAACTAttaaatgtggatatttttcCATCACTATAGTTAAGTTATGTAGAATCAcaggataaaaaaaatgtacaatgaTTGCAAACAGATTGgacaaaacacatatttttatCGACATCAGATGTGAAATTGAATTTTCCGTCCGTGTGCCAGACAAAAACTTGGATTAGCTTCAACTGGCAAATCGATGGTTAACCTATCACATCACGTCCTGACATCAGCGTAGATCGTCTCTTCCCCTGTTTTTACAttccttttctctgctttgtgaGCCTTCCTCTTGGTGAAGGTTGGTGTAGAATAAACCTCTCTCTGGGTGAATATATGGAAAAATGTTATGAGTTGGCAGATGTTAACATTTATGAATGCCAGTATCTTTTCCAGTGCCATCTTTTCTTTAGAAACCTTACCTGCTCACTTTGCTGACCGCCTCTGGCTGTTGCAGCGTTTGCTTCCAGAACAACAGTAGCTGTATTATCAAATTAAAAACGATGAAAgattgaaaatgctgttttaatatttcagaatACTGAGCTATATAAATGCAACTGACTTGACTTAATGTTAAGTATATTTTTTGCAAAATGCTGTTTGATAGATTGACGTATGAGAAACTTCTGTTACCGTTGCAACAACCACAAGATTTTCTCGTCATGGCATAAATCAGGCAGACGATAACGGTCACACTCAGAGCCAAAGTTGCACAtaacagaaacagagcagttttgttgttgttttcgtgtgctgaaacaacatgaaaaggAACAAAAGTTAACAAATACTCTGATAAGATGTTATGATGCATTAGGAACAAGTGTTTTGTGGCACATCTTAAGAGATTTTACTATATTCaaaattattgattattatgaTTGAGATTCGTATGGAAAATGTTCAGCACTTACCTTCAACGTCCagttttgttccatttccaaATATTATCCGTCCACATGTGGCCACAGCACAGTAATAAGTCCCAGcatcagaggagctgatgttcTCCTTCAAGAAGTTGTAGACACAGCGAGCCTCAGGACTCGTCTCACACTCATCACCACTGTTTCCATGAGCGTAAATGACACTGGGATGAGATTCATGTGATCCGGCTCTGAACCAGTACACACCGAGTCCTCCTGGACATGTTTTCTtctcagagtcagagaggactgaacactgcagagacactgagtcTCCTGGACGGACCGGACCAGATGGAGGGACGTCAACGACGGCAGTGATATCAGGTTCTGGTCctgggaaacacaaacatgaaaataagcaTGCATTACTCACTTTCATGAAAATAGACGAGTCAAAACTGTTAATTATGTTTATACAGACTACTATGAACTGTAGACATGTACTATATTGATTTATTCATGTAGGAACATTTAACTTTGCAAACTGGTGTTAGAAAGAGACCTTACCTTTGATCCTTAGAAACGTTCCTTTCAGAAGAGTCATGGTTGCTTGGTTTACTTTTAAACAGTAGTAAACTCCAGTATCGCTGAGCTTTGGTTCTCTAATATGCAGAATAAATGTTCCAGGCTCCTGTTTGGCTGTGATGTGACCATTCTCGttcacaccatcatcatcaaaggTAAATGTTCCTCCCAAGATTTCAGGCAAGTTTCCAGAAACAAGCCTGATCCAAAATAATTGCGAAGAAGCCCAAGATGTCTGCCGTTCACAGGTCAGAGTCACATCTTGTCCAGAATCAACAGTCTTTGTCTCAAAGATCTGATCGTCTGTGGATCctgaaaaaaaatacaaaatgaggAACCACAGATCAGTGAGCAGAGAAAGAATCATGAATGCCCTCTGCTGAATTACTGCAACACCACGACAATACTTCAAATATCTAACTGTAGTACATCTGAAACGTTTACATATACTTACGGCCCACTCTGAGCATCAGCAGTGAATAAAACACTATCAGCATTTTCTGGTTGATCCACTCGAGTCTACAGTGAAGTTAAATATTATTATAAGATGATTCACCTTAATGTAACCatatggagagggagggatCTATTTCAGAGCAATCTGATTGGCCTCTTGTTACGTTGGTGTTTCACAGCACCACCACAGTGGAAATAATCTTGACCATCTTTTCAacctaaaaacatgaaacaagacCAACAGcaagcttttgtttcatgtttcatggtGGGTTTCTATAACTGACGCGGAGAATAAAGACAAGAGGCGATGTGTTTGATCTTAATGTGAACTACATGGTCCAGAACAATGCggttaaaaacattttcctttgtATTCTAACATAATTCAGTCAACTTTTAAAGTGATACTCGCTCAGGTCAAGCTGTTTAGGAAACACGCACATATCAttatatgggggggggggggggggggtcaagaCAAAAGTAAAGGTTGTAGGGGAACACCAGCAAATTAGCATTGCTCTCCCAAAACGTTGCAGGACTTGAGACCtgagacagattttaaaaagaatCGTCAAAGTtgaggcagcagaggctcagATATCCTAATTTTAAGTTCTTAGTATGAGTCCAGCTCCAAGAACACTGGATTCTACATGTCCTGTGTTCTTTATGCCGCTTCCTGCCTGTATTTGTGGACATAATTAAGGATTTcgatttttttctgtgttaaacTGGATTTGATCAAAGCTTACACAGTTTGCTGCAGTTTAACGAAAGTCAAATGAttcaacaaacagaaatgaacttTTTAACTGaacttttttatatttattataataaataaaaacgtGTGTGGCAGTCAGTTAAACATGAATTAACTGATCTTTTTGATTTGTGTGCACATAAAAACGATGTATCCGGCCATTAACCACAGAGATAAACAAAGATCTTAAATAATCAGATGCTCCACATGATCACAGACAACCCGCCCACTCTGCCTGTCAGTCACACTGCAGGAAGTGCACAGCATGCAGAGCTGAGGAGCTGTCAAACCATCCATCCTCTGTACTCACTTCACTTCTTTTCACAGGGCTGGTGAAAGGCAGCAGCGGAGCGACACTTTGTGAAGACGCAAGAAAAGTAATGATGTCATTTACAACAGAAGCCCTTCGTgcattttctgttctgctttgtACTTTCAAacgcaaacagacacaaacacgcatTCACAGCCATCACACCCAGAGACGTGATGCGTGGAAACTTAAGCCTTGGCTTCCAACTAAAGTGTCAATTTAACACTGCTTTTCTAACTTGCTCGCTGTTTTAGCCTCAGGAGGCTGAGTTTGACTGCTGTTTTGCCATATTTAAAAAAGCAAGTGGACACTACAGTGTATaatttttattgatattattaaTATCACAACAACTTACAGGAGTACTTAAAGCGTGCAGGACGGTTAGACAAACACAGCTACCCAGACATGTTATGTTTTGGCCGTTTTTAATGCACTTTTCTGCAGTTTGGTCCTTTTGATTGGTGGCTGCTGTCAGAGGGAGGTGCTACTGTTCATTGGTCTTTTAGCAAGAGCAGGAGTTGAACTGTGATGTTAAGCTTTCCTGATCAGCTGCTAACAAGTTTCACATACCTGCTAAAGTCTGCTCCACTTCGTACATCACCCTGTGCAGTGATGGACTGGCAGTGTGTCCAAAATAATGGAGAGTGAAtcaatacatttacattaaaatggataaaaaaacacatgaactgaTATGAGGATTGGATATTTTAACATCGTTGATGCATATGATTGTAGAgtgcat contains:
- the LOC143326212 gene encoding signal-regulatory protein beta-2-like; its protein translation is MLIVFYSLLMLRVGRSTDDQIFETKTVDSGQDVTLTCERQTSWASSQLFWIRLVSGNLPEILGGTFTFDDDGVNENGHITAKQEPGTFILHIREPKLSDTGVYYCLKVNQATMTLLKGTFLRIKGPEPDITAVVDVPPSGPVRPGDSVSLQCSVLSDSEKKTCPGGLGVYWFRAGSHESHPSVIYAHGNSGDECETSPEARCVYNFLKENISSSDAGTYYCAVATCGRIIFGNGTKLDVEAHENNNKTALFLLCATLALSVTVIVCLIYAMTRKSCGCCNATVVLEANAATARGGQQSEQREVYSTPTFTKRKAHKAEKRNVKTGEETIYADVRT